One genomic window of Mus pahari chromosome 23, PAHARI_EIJ_v1.1, whole genome shotgun sequence includes the following:
- the C23H12orf43 gene encoding protein CUSTOS, whose amino-acid sequence MVAPSGAMSDSENSSSGSSDAEELARCREAATPAWGQEQRPGAAERPEAADSTVSISSARPSQSTLHSTSSHPINHSQITPGLACSIAIAEVWKKSQKARVQQAAKAQQAAKEEGGFRLFFTSVPGEHKKEASPRPCRKRQPSSSSEDSDEELQRCREAAVSASDILQESAIHCPAKAEEEAEEKKKLKKKGKKKADNAGLAAAPGLGKVKEAGGVTGDPVSLGTQKKKKKKKTKKAREAALCPPAECAVAKPEN is encoded by the exons ATGGTGGCGCCCAGCGGTGCAATGAGCGATTCGGagaacagcagcagtggcagcagcgaTGCGGAGGAATTGGCACGGTGTCGCGAGGCGGCGACGCCCGCCTGGGGGCAGGAGCAGCGCCCGGGGGCAGCGGAGAGACCCGAAGCCG CGGACTCCACCGTCAGCATCTCCAGTGCTCGCCCCTCccagagcacactgcacagcacCAGCAGTCACCCCATAAACCATAGTCAAATTACACCTGGGCTTGCCTG CTCCATTGCCATCGCAGAAGTATGGAAGAAGTCGCAAAAGGCACGTGTGCAGCAGGCGGCAAAGGCGCAGCAGGCGGCGAAGGAGGAGGGCG GGTTCCGCCTTTTCTTCACATCTGTCCCCGGAGAGCATAAGAAGGAAGCCTCTCCAAGACCCTGCCGGAAGCGCCAGCCCTCCAGCTCCAG TGAGGACAGTGACGAGGAACTTCAGCGGTGCCGGGAGGCAGCTGTGTCGGCTTCAGACATTCTCCAGGAGTCAGCCATACACTGCCCTGCCAAGGCCGAGGAGGAGGCCGAGGAGAAGAAGAAGttgaaaaagaaaggcaagaagaagGCGGACAACGCCGGCCTGGCTGCAGCCCCAGGCCTGGGAAAGGTAAAGGAGGCAGGCGGTGTCACTGGGGACCCGGTGTCGCTTGggacccaaaagaagaaaaagaagaagaagaccaagaAAGCCAGAGAGGCTGCCCTGTGCCCACCAGCAGAGTGTGCAGTGGCGAAGCCTGAGAACTGA